One Felis catus isolate Fca126 chromosome D1, F.catus_Fca126_mat1.0, whole genome shotgun sequence DNA segment encodes these proteins:
- the LOC101086004 gene encoding olfactory receptor 1020-like — protein sequence MSNHTTVAEFILMGFRDHPELQFLLFMVFLAIYMITVFGNLGMILLIKSDSHLHTPMCFFFSNLSLVDFCYSSVIAPNMLMNFWLENPVISFSACATQFFFFGSFAGIEGFLLAVMAYDRYVVICKPLLYTVTTSLRLNVLLVLAAYLAGFLKAAIHPGFTFQLSFCHLNVINHFFCDTPPLLKLSCSDTRVNEVVIFAFASCNELSCLMIILSSYLYILIAALRIHSAEGRHKAFSTCASRLMVITIFFGTILFMYLRSSFCYSRDQDKVVSVFYTVIIPMLNPFI from the coding sequence ATGAGCAACCATACAACAGTGGCTGAATTTATTCTCATGGGATTCAGGGATCATCCAGAActacagtttcttctttttatggtgTTTCTAGCCATCTATATGATAACTGTGTTTGGAAATCTTGGCATGATCCTATTAATCAAGAGTGACTCACATCTCCATACCCCAATGTGCTTTTTCTTCAGTAATTTATCCCTTGTTGACTTCTGTTATTCTTCTGTCATTGCCCCTAATATGCTAATGAATTTCTGGCTGGAGAACCCAGTCATTTCATTTAGTGCATGTGCCACGCAGTTCTTCTTTTTTGGTTCCTTTGCTGGAATTGAGGGCTTTCTGTTGGctgtgatggcctatgaccgtTACGTGGTCATCTGCAAGCCTCTTCTTTACACAGTCACCACGTCCCTGCGTCTTAATGTCCTTCTGGTATTGGCCGCGTATCTTGCAGGCTTTCTGAAGGCTGCCATTCACCCAGGCTTCACCTTTCAGCTGTCTTTCTGCCACTTGAATGTCATCAACCACTTTTTCTGTGACACTCCACCCCTCCTGAAACTCTCTTGTTCTGATACACGTGTCAATGAAgttgtcatttttgcttttgccagTTGTAATGAACTGAGCTGCCTCATGATTATTCTCAGTTCTTATCTGTACATCCTCATTGCCGCCTTGAGGATCCATTCTGCTGAAGGGAGGCACAAGGCTTTCTCCACCTGCGCTTCCCGCTTGATGGTGATCACCATTTTCTTTGGCACTATTCTGTTCATGTATCTGCGCTCCAGCTTCTGCTACTCAAGGGACCAAGACAAAGTGGTATCTGTGTTTTATACAGTGATCATTCCCATGTTAAATCCTTTCATCTAG